The DNA segment GGCTAGAAGTATCGCTGACCTTGATGAGAGTGAGCAAATTTTAAAGCCTCACATCTTAGAGGCGCTTAGTTTTAGGGCATAAAGATGAAAAATTTATATTTAGATACAAGAATTTTAGACGAGCGAGCGAGTAAGAAATTTGGCCTTAGTGAAGAGCTTTTAATGGAAAACGCTGCCGCTGGCATAGCAAATTTCATCCGTAAGAAATTTAAAAAAGGTATGAGGGTACTAGGTATTTGCGGTGGTGGGAATAACGGTGCTGATGTGCTTTGCGCGTTAAGAATGCTTGAGGGCGAGTTTGAATGCGAATTTATCTTAGCTAGTCAGAATTTAAAGCTACTTGCGAGTAAGCAGCTTGAACGTGCAAAACTAGCTAATGTGCACGAAAGCCACGATATAGACATTAGTTTAAAAGAGGCGGACTGTGTCATAGATGGACTTTTTGGCTCTGGTTTAAATAGAAATTTAGACAAAAATCACATAGAGCTTATCTCAAAGATAAACAAAAGCCCTGCTTACACCATCGCTTGTGATATGCCAAGTGGACTAAGTAGTGATGGCAAAGTGTTAGGTGCTTGCGTAAAAGCAGACACCACTATCACGATGGGAGCTAGAAAGCTTGGGCTTTATAGCGACGCGGCAAAGGACTTTGTTGGCAAGATAAAGGTCGCTGATCTTGGCATAAGCGCGCAAAACTACGAATGCGAGAGCGACTATCACTTGCTTGAAAAACGCGACCTTGTGCTTCCAAATAGAAAAAATCAGTGCGTAAATAAGGGCGACTTTGGCCACGCATTTATTGTATCTGGCGAGCACATAGGAGCTAGCAAACTTTGCGCAAAGGCAGCATTTGCTTTTGGGACTGGGCTAGTTAGCGTGATAAGCAATGAGAGTCTAAATTTGCCAACGCAGATCATGCAAGCTAGCAAGATAAGCGATAAAATGAATGCCGGAGCCGTTGGCATGGGGCTTGGCAAAAAGGGCGTAGAAGAGCTTGATACACAAATTTTAAAAGGCAAAAAGCTTGTTCTTGACGCTGATATCTTTTACAGCGCAAAAGTGCTTGAACTACTAAATGAAAACTGTGTTTTAACGCCCCATCCAAAGGAGTTTTGTTCACTTTTAAATCTTTGTAATATAGCAGATATCGACGTAAAAACATTACAAGAAAATAGATTTGCTTATGCTAAGTCTTGGAGCGAGAAATTTAAGGCCGTGCTCGTGTTAAAAGGCGCAAATACAATAATTGCTAAAGATGGAAAAATCTATATCATGCCTTATGGTAAAAATATACTTGCAAAAGGTGGCAGTGGTGACGTGCTAAGCGGATTTGTACTTGCTCTTTTAGCTCAAGGCTATGAGCCACTAAATGCTGCCATATCGGCTACACTAGCTCATGCACTAAGCCTTAGAAATTTTGGCAAAAACAGCTACGCGCTCGAGCCAACAGACATTATAAAAGGAGTAAAATGCTTACGAAAAAAATAGCCGTACTTTTTAGCGGTAGTGGCTCAAATTTAGAAGCGATACTTAAAAAAGTTCATAATCAAATTTTTAATGGTATAAAAATCGAAGTTTGCCTTTGTATTTGCAACAAGCCAGGAGCATATGGCATCGAGCGTGCTAAGAAATTTGGGCTTGATACGACGATAATAGAGAGTGCCAAATTTGCAAATAGAGAAGAATTTGACGCTGCAGTTGTGGAACAAATTTTAAAAAGCGGCGCTGAACTAACGGTGCTTGCTGGGTTTATGAGGATATTAACTCCTGTTTTTACATCAAAGATAAAAGCCATAAATTTACACCCATCTATATTGCCACTTTTTAAAGGCGCTCATGCGATAAAAGAGAGCTTTGAGAGCGAGATGATGCTTGGCGGAGTTAGCGTACACTACGTGAGCGAGGAGCTTGACGGAGGTAAACTCATCGCACAAAGAGCGTTTGAAAGAGAAGATGGTATGAGTTTGGAGGATTGGGAGAGCAAAATCCATGCGATAGAGCATGAAATTTTGCCTGAGAGCATAATAAAAATTTTAACAAAGGAAGCAAATGTTTGAATGGTTTAGTTCGCCAGAAGCGTGGATATCGCTACTTACGTTAACTGGCTTAGAGATAGTTTTAGGCATAGATAACATTATATTTATCGCTATTTTGGTAGGTAAACTACCTCCAGAGCAGCGCGGTAGTGGTAGGATCGTTGGCCTAGGGCTAGCTATGGTGACTAGAATTTTACTTTTACTTTCATTGTTTTGGATCATGAAGCTTACGAAGCCACTCTTTACTATCGCAGAATTTAGTATAAGCGGCCGAGATTTGGTACTTATACTAGGCGGTCTATTTTTACTCGTAAAATCAACCCTTGAAATACATTCTAGTGTTTCGGGTGAGGGCGAAGAGCATAAAAATAGTAAAAAATCACATGCAAATTTCTTGGTTATTGTAAGTGAGATAGCTGTTTTGGATATTGTTTTTTCTCTTGATAGTGTTATCACGGCTGTTGGAATGGCTGAGCATATAGAGATAATGATCATAGCTGTTATTTTAGCAGTTGGTGTAATGATGATAGCGTCAAAAGGTATTTCTAATTTTGTAGAT comes from the Campylobacter concisus ATCC 51562 genome and includes:
- a CDS encoding bifunctional ADP-dependent NAD(P)H-hydrate dehydratase/NAD(P)H-hydrate epimerase, giving the protein MKNLYLDTRILDERASKKFGLSEELLMENAAAGIANFIRKKFKKGMRVLGICGGGNNGADVLCALRMLEGEFECEFILASQNLKLLASKQLERAKLANVHESHDIDISLKEADCVIDGLFGSGLNRNLDKNHIELISKINKSPAYTIACDMPSGLSSDGKVLGACVKADTTITMGARKLGLYSDAAKDFVGKIKVADLGISAQNYECESDYHLLEKRDLVLPNRKNQCVNKGDFGHAFIVSGEHIGASKLCAKAAFAFGTGLVSVISNESLNLPTQIMQASKISDKMNAGAVGMGLGKKGVEELDTQILKGKKLVLDADIFYSAKVLELLNENCVLTPHPKEFCSLLNLCNIADIDVKTLQENRFAYAKSWSEKFKAVLVLKGANTIIAKDGKIYIMPYGKNILAKGGSGDVLSGFVLALLAQGYEPLNAAISATLAHALSLRNFGKNSYALEPTDIIKGVKCLRKK
- the purN gene encoding phosphoribosylglycinamide formyltransferase, which translates into the protein MLTKKIAVLFSGSGSNLEAILKKVHNQIFNGIKIEVCLCICNKPGAYGIERAKKFGLDTTIIESAKFANREEFDAAVVEQILKSGAELTVLAGFMRILTPVFTSKIKAINLHPSILPLFKGAHAIKESFESEMMLGGVSVHYVSEELDGGKLIAQRAFEREDGMSLEDWESKIHAIEHEILPESIIKILTKEANV
- a CDS encoding TerC family protein — encoded protein: MFEWFSSPEAWISLLTLTGLEIVLGIDNIIFIAILVGKLPPEQRGSGRIVGLGLAMVTRILLLLSLFWIMKLTKPLFTIAEFSISGRDLVLILGGLFLLVKSTLEIHSSVSGEGEEHKNSKKSHANFLVIVSEIAVLDIVFSLDSVITAVGMAEHIEIMIIAVILAVGVMMIASKGISNFVDNNPTIKILALAFLVLVGMTLVAEGLGFHIPKGYIYFAMAFSLAVESINIYAKKKVLAK